The proteins below are encoded in one region of Syntrophotalea carbinolica DSM 2380:
- a CDS encoding DUF2179 domain-containing protein, which produces MTFALPDNATLSLFLLPLLVFFARIIDVSIGTLRIIFVARSLKGWAGVLGFFESLIWVLAISQVMQNLTNVWTYIAFALGFATGNYVGVLIEERIAIGSLIVRIITRKDATVLTEHLWKAGYGVTNLQAHGETGPVRLIFTVCRRRDVKDVLRMVKQFNPRAFYTIEDVRFVQDNLPVVPRRHGIMSRLALRNRK; this is translated from the coding sequence GTGACTTTTGCCCTCCCCGATAACGCGACATTAAGCTTGTTTCTGCTGCCCCTGCTGGTGTTTTTCGCGCGCATCATCGATGTGAGCATAGGCACCCTGCGCATCATTTTCGTGGCCCGTTCCCTGAAGGGGTGGGCGGGGGTGCTGGGGTTTTTCGAATCGCTGATCTGGGTGCTGGCCATCAGCCAGGTCATGCAGAATTTGACCAATGTTTGGACCTACATCGCCTTTGCCCTGGGGTTCGCCACCGGCAACTACGTTGGCGTGCTGATCGAGGAACGTATCGCCATCGGCAGTCTGATTGTGCGTATCATCACCCGCAAGGATGCCACGGTGCTGACCGAACATCTGTGGAAGGCCGGCTACGGGGTCACCAATCTGCAGGCACACGGTGAAACCGGGCCGGTGCGGCTGATCTTTACCGTCTGTCGTCGTCGTGACGTGAAGGATGTGTTGCGGATGGTCAAACAGTTCAATCCCCGCGCTTTTTATACGATTGAGGATGTGCGGTTCGTGCAGGATAATCTGCCGGTGGTTCCCCGTCGCCACGGCATAATGTCGCGTTTGGCATTACGTAATCGGAAGTGA